ATGTGGCTAGCCTTTCTTAAGAGTGGAGTTCATGCCACTGTGGCCGGTGTGCTTGCGGCCATGACCATTCCCGCTTCCACCCGTATTTGCTGTACTGATTTTTTGATTCCCATGCGTAACCACCTCATGGAATACGAAATGGGCGGGGATAAAAACAGAGTTACTCTTTCCAATAAACAGATGCTTTCTGCTCTCGGAAATATGAACCGGGATGTTTTGATGGCCAGTCCTCCGTTGAAAAGGATTGAGCATAACCTCCACCATTTAGTGGCTTTCGGGATTATGCCTATTTTTGCTCTTGCTAATGCGGGAATAAATTTTAGTGGTGAAGGCGGCGGATTGGATATTTTTCACCCGGTAAGTCTTGGTATTTTCTCCGGTTTAATTGTGGGTAAAGTCATTGGAATATGTTTTGCCAGTTGGATAGCGGTTAAGAGCGGAATTGCCGAAATGCCCAAAACCCTTGTTCCCGGGCACTTCCTTGGAGCAGCATTGTTGGCTGGTATCGGTTTTACCATGTCCATTTTTATCACCACGCTTGCCTGGGATGCTTCCTCTCCGTTTATTGTGGAAGCCAAATTCAGTATTCTAGCGGCATCGATTGTTGCCGGAATTTTGGGATTCATTGTTTTGAGAGGTTGCTCGTTATCCACTAAGTGCGACGGGTAGGCCTATTTATTAATTATGCGCGAAACAAAGATTACTATTTTTAAATATATGGCAGTTGTGGCCTGTTTATTTCTGATACTGGATGTGTTCATCCAGTATCAGCTTTACCAGCGTTACAGAAATGATCAGAAATTTTCTGTTTATCACCAGACTGCGGCAATTCGAGCTCAACTTGAAAAGGAAGTGAATAGTAATCTTTTACTGATTCAAGGATTGGCTGACTATGTCTCATACCATCCTGAATTGCGCACGAGTGAACTGGAAAGTTACTGCCAGGGAATGATTTTCAAGTCGAAACTGATCAAGAATATCGGCGTAGCACCTGACTACATTGTTGATTATGTCTATCCACTTGAAGGTAATGAGGCCGTTCTTGGAATGGATTACAGATTTCATCCTGATCAGTGGGAGCAGGTAAAACAGGTTCATGATACTGGAAAAATGATTGTGGCCGGGCCGATTGATCTGGTTCAGGGCGGTAAGGGTTTTGTAGGCAGGGTTCCAGTTTTTGTGCGTTCCAATGAATATTTTTGGGGGATAGTTTCGGCGGTTATTGATTTGGATGAACTTTTTGTTCGTGCCGATTTATCCAGCACTCATAATTTAAATATTGCTGTACGCGGGGTGGATGGCAAGGGAGCTGACGGGTCTGTTTTTTACGGAGATCCCGAATTGTTTGATCCTGGAAAAAGAGCTGTACTGACGCAGGTTTCCCTTTCAAACGGCTCGTGGCAGCTTGCAGTCATGCCTGATGGCGGGTGGGGGGTAATTCCTCCCGGATCGCTTATCCTGCATGCGGTATTGTTCTTATTTGCTTTGAGTATTTCTTTTTTCATCTACAAGACCATCACCAAAAATGCTGAAGTTGAAATGGTCAAAACCAGTCTCAGTGAAGCACAGTCAATTGCCCATCTGGGAAATTGGTCCATGGATCTTTTAAGCGGTAAAATATGGTGGTCAAACGAGACCTACCAAATCTTCGGTGTGGTCAAGGGAGAATATACTCCGTCTAAAAGAGGTTTCTTTTCCAAGCTGGTTTATCACAAGGATCGAAAGCTTGTCAGTGATGCTTATCTTCAATCAATGGAGAGTGGGGAGTCGTATTCTTTGGACCACAGGATTGTGAGGCCTGATGGGGAAGTAAGATATGTTTCAGAGCGAGGCAGGTTCAATTACAACGCAGAAGGTGAGCCGATCCGTTCTTATGGAACTATCCATGATATCACTGAACGGCAGTTGATGGAAACTGAACTCAGGGAAAGCAAAGTCCGTTTTGATCACGTTACCAATAAGCTCAGCAGGAAGTTTATTTTTTTCTCGCATACAATTTATGGAGAATTTCTGCGTTTAAGTGAAGGTTTTGTCCATTTAGGGTATGGTTCGGCAGAAAGTGGGATAGGTAAACGGTGGATTGATTTGGTTGATTTTGCACCAGATTCTTTGACTAAAGCCATGGAGATGAATGAACAGGTGATATCCGGTAAATCTGATACCGTGGAGTATGAGCTTGAGTTTACAACCCCGGACGGTAACGAACGTTGCATGTCTGTGTTCGGTTATATGGCTTATGATTTTGAGCGGGATGAGAATGTCTTTGAAGGTGTCGCCATTGATATTACTGAGCGCAAGGAACGCGAGGAAAGGCTGAAAATTCTTACCCGGGCTATTGAAAACGCCCCGGTCTCTGTTGTAATTACTGATACTGAAGGTGATATAACATATGTGAATCCTTATTTCTGCAAAGAAACAGGTTATTCAAAAGAAGAAGCTCTGGGTGAGAATCCAAGGGTCCTCAAATCCGGTAAGCATGACGAAGTGTTCTACAAAGAGATGTGGGACACTATTGTAAGAGGGCAGACTTGGCGCGGTAACATTGTTAACAGGAAGAAGGATGATTCGTTATACTGGGAATCTGCTTCTATCTCTCCTGTATATAATGAAAAAAATGAATTGGTCAGTTACGTTGCGGTAAAGGAAGATATCAGCGATCAGAAAGAGCTTGAACGGCTTAAGGCTGATGTTGACCTCATTATGCGCCATGATTTGAAAACTCCGTTAAACGGTATTATCGGCCTGCCGGGATTGTTGTGCATGGATGATAACCTGACAGAACAGCAGCACGAACTTCTCAAGACTATTGAAAATTCCGGTAAGAGCATGTTGCACATGATTGATATGTCGCTGGATATGTTCAAAATGGAAACTGGGAAATATGATTATTATCCTTTGCAAGTGGACGTAATGAGTGTGGCAAGGCAGGTTGTTGATCATTGCAGATCAAAGATATCCGCCCAGAAAGTTACAGTTGAAATGCTGAGTTCAGGAGATAGCGATGGCGGGTCGCTTATTGTCTGGGGTGAGGAAAGATTGATTTATTCTCTTATTTCCGGTTTGCTGACCAACGCCATTGAAGCCTCGCCTTCCGGGGAAAAAGTAGTTATCGAATTTATGCGTAACGGAAACAGCAAAATTTCTTTTCGCAATACCGGGGTTGTGCCTGAGCAGATAAGAGATGTTTTTTTCCAAAAATATGTGACCTATGGTAAAGATAGCGGTACCGGACTTGGTACTTATTCAGCAAAGCTTATGGCTGATGCCATGCAATATGAAATTGAAATGACGACTTTTGATGAGCGTAACGAAACAGTGGTAGTCATAACGATTCCTGAAGAAAGGCCTGAATAAACGGGATGGTTTTCATGGAGTGCAAAAGAAAAATACTAGTTGTAGATGACGAGCCGCATAACATTATGTTGCTTGAAGGTATTTTGAGCAAACTTGGTCACGACGTGGTCGGAGCTGAAAATGCTATTGTGGCCCTTGAAAAGCTGGATCGATCCTTCGATCTTGTGCTCAGTGACGTGATGATGCCGGTCATGAACGGCTTTGAATTTGTGGCAAAAATCCGGGGAAATACCGAAACTCAAAACATACCGGTAATAATGGTCACAACCCTTTCTCAAAAAGGTGACCGGCTCAAAGCGGTTGAGGTGGGAGCCAACGATTTTATCACCAAACCCATCGATATTGTAGAACTTAAAGTGCGTACCGAATCTATGTTGCGCCAGAAAGCGCAGCAGGATGAAATCGCTGCTTTTCAGTTTGATTTACATGAAATGGTGGAAAGCCGGACCCTTGAATTACGCGAAGCCCTGTCCAAGCTTGATGAAGCACATGTTGAGACTATTCATCATCTTTGTGCGGCAGCTGAGTATAAAGATGAGGAAACAGCTAATCATTTAATCAGAATGGCTGAATATAGTCGCATTCTTGCTGAAAAGAGCGGCCTTGATAAAGAAACCGTTCAATTAATCCATACCAGCAGTCCCATGCATGATATCGGTAAGATAGGTATTCCGGATCGTATTTTACTTAAGCCCGCCAAACTTACGCCCAAAGAGTGGGATGTTATGAAAAGTCACGCCGTTATTGGGGGAAGTATTCTTTCCATGGGCAGCTCCGAATATATTGATATGGGGGCAGTTATCGCCTTGAGTCATCATGAGAAATGGGACGGTTCCGGGTATCCTTCCGGTTTGTCCGGGGATGATATTCCTATCCCGGGAAGGATTTGCGCTGTTGCGGATGTTTTTGACGCTTTGACCAGCCGCCGCCCGTATAAGGAAGCCTTTTCTGTTGAGAAATCCCTCGAGATTATGAAGCAAGGACGTGGGGTGCATTTTGATCCTAATCTGATTGATATTTTTTTTGCTAATCTTGATGAGATACTCGCCATTAAAGAGAGTTGTGCTGACTGAGTATCCAGACCAGATTTTTAGTCTTTTATAACAAATACCCTGAGACCGGCCATTGCATTTGATCAAAAATGCATGGTCGGTCTTGTCTTTTGTGCTTAGTTAAAAATTCAGTGAATTAAATACCAGAGCTGTTGAATCTGATTTACTATGACCATAGCGTTTGGCAACATTTAGTTATGATGATAATAACCCTCGGGATGTTTTGGGGCGGGTAGCATGTGCTTTTCGCTTATTGATGAATTCGGCTAGATAGAGGATAGATTAATGAAACATATTATGATTAGAACAGCGGTTATTTATATATTGCTTATTCAAGCTGGATGGGTTGGTCCATCTGCATCGGAAGCATTAGCGGCGAGTGGTAAGACCTTCAAGGCCTCACAGGCTTCAAGGGTAATCACCCTGACCGGGTTTACCCGTCCGAGGGTTGCCATGACTCTTGTCAGTGAAGAGTCTGCCGTGTGTACCAAGGTGTACTCCGATGTAGGTGATACAATGGGAAAGAGCGGACGTTTTGCCGAACTAGACCCCACCTTTATCAAGCTTGAGATAGCGCAATTACAGGCTGATTTTAAGCGACTCCGTTCTGATTTGAATTATTATGATAAGGAAGCCAAGCGCTATACCAAGTTGGTTAAGAGAAATACAGCTGCTCAATCTGAGCTGGATCTTCATATTCGTAATTTTGAATCAGCGGAATCACTGCTCCGTTCCACTCAGCTCAAGTTGAATGTGGATCGCGAACATTTGCGTCGCTATACCCTGCGCGGACCTGCTGGATGGCGGGTGATCAAGCGTTATATTGAACCGGGAGAATGGGTTAACAATGGTGAGAAAGTAGCCGAGCTGGGTAATTTTAAAACTCTCCTTGTGCCCTACGCTCTGACTATTCCAGAACTCAAGAAGATCCGTAAATCAAGTAATATAACTCTCAAGCTGCCTGACCTTTCCATTAAAGTTCCTGCCAAACTGGAACGCATCTCTCCGGATTTTGACCCTGAAACCCGCAAAGTGGAAGTGGATTTTGAAATTAGCAAGGGCAAGTTTGAATTCCGAGGGGGCTTAAGAACCGAACTGGATATTGAAATGCCCGATCCCGGCGGGGCTGTAGTGGTTCCCAAGTCCGCACTACTTAAAGCCTATGATGATACTTTTATCGTTCGCCCGGATGGTGTGCGGGTAAAAGTTCTCGTGCTTGGTGATACTGAAGATGGAAAAGTCAGGGTCTCATCACGGGCTGTAAAAGCAGGCGAAGAATTTTTAGCTAAGCCATAGCAATATCTATATTTACCAGCAGCGAAGCTCGATAAAAGTTTTAGGAGAGTCCAGAGAACCCTTTTTCAAAAGGGTTCTTTGGTCCCCGAAGGGCCGCCGGAGGCATCCCACATCATGAAAAAATTAATGCGTTTTACACTTAAGCAGACGGTTTTTATCAACGTCATTTTCATCTTGTTGATGATTGTTGGAGTCTTCAGCATGGCTGATTTGCCTGTTGAGCGTTACCCCAACGTTCATATGGGCAAGGTGGTTATTTCCGGTTTCCTTCCCGGTGCATCCCCTTCGGACGTGGAAGCTCTGGTGACCAAGAAAATCGAGGATGCCTTGGATGACCTTGAAAATGTGGAATACATCCGCTCAAGATCGTTCCGGGAACGGACCAGCATCATGGTCAAGTTTCTCGATGATACCGACTACGCCAAAGGTTATGATGAATTGCGTTTCCGGGTGCTTTCCATCCAGAACGACCTGCCCCGTGAAATGGACCCGCCAACTTTCACGGAGATTAATGTCAGCGAATGGCTACCGGTAATCAGGGTCTGCCTTGTGGGAGACCGCGCCAACAGGGCTTTGTCCATGATGGCTGATGAGATGAAAATTCAGCTGCGTAAAATTCAGGGCGTAAATGAAGTTGAAGTGGAAGGGGAATATACCCGTGAATTCCATGTGAATCTCGACCCACACAAGCTAGTGCGCTTCAAGTTGACGTTTGATGATGTGGCTCGTGCTTTGGCCGATGCCAATATTTCCATTCCGGCAGGTGATTTTTCCGCAGCAGGCGGCGAGTATGTGATTGTTGTGGATGAGCGGTTCCGTACCCGCGAGGAGATCGCCGATACAATCGTGCGTATGGATGGCGACGGATCATTCGTAACTGTGGGTGATGTGCTGAGTGATGCGCGGGTTTCCTACCGTGATCCGCAAGTGATCACTTCCATTAATGGTCGCAGTGCAGTTACACTCAAAGTAGTGAAATCCTTGGATGGTAACGCGGTGACCATTGCTGAGGAAGTGGAGAAGATTGTTGATACGTTTAAGGGGGCTCTGGAGAAAGAAGGGGTAGAACTAATCCTGACCAGTGACCAGCGTCTGCACATTGAAGATGCCATCAGTACGCTGGGTCTG
The Marinifilum sp. JC120 DNA segment above includes these coding regions:
- a CDS encoding response regulator is translated as MECKRKILVVDDEPHNIMLLEGILSKLGHDVVGAENAIVALEKLDRSFDLVLSDVMMPVMNGFEFVAKIRGNTETQNIPVIMVTTLSQKGDRLKAVEVGANDFITKPIDIVELKVRTESMLRQKAQQDEIAAFQFDLHEMVESRTLELREALSKLDEAHVETIHHLCAAAEYKDEETANHLIRMAEYSRILAEKSGLDKETVQLIHTSSPMHDIGKIGIPDRILLKPAKLTPKEWDVMKSHAVIGGSILSMGSSEYIDMGAVIALSHHEKWDGSGYPSGLSGDDIPIPGRICAVADVFDALTSRRPYKEAFSVEKSLEIMKQGRGVHFDPNLIDIFFANLDEILAIKESCAD
- a CDS encoding efflux RND transporter periplasmic adaptor subunit, coding for MKHIMIRTAVIYILLIQAGWVGPSASEALAASGKTFKASQASRVITLTGFTRPRVAMTLVSEESAVCTKVYSDVGDTMGKSGRFAELDPTFIKLEIAQLQADFKRLRSDLNYYDKEAKRYTKLVKRNTAAQSELDLHIRNFESAESLLRSTQLKLNVDREHLRRYTLRGPAGWRVIKRYIEPGEWVNNGEKVAELGNFKTLLVPYALTIPELKKIRKSSNITLKLPDLSIKVPAKLERISPDFDPETRKVEVDFEISKGKFEFRGGLRTELDIEMPDPGGAVVVPKSALLKAYDDTFIVRPDGVRVKVLVLGDTEDGKVRVSSRAVKAGEEFLAKP
- a CDS encoding PAS domain S-box protein; amino-acid sequence: MRETKITIFKYMAVVACLFLILDVFIQYQLYQRYRNDQKFSVYHQTAAIRAQLEKEVNSNLLLIQGLADYVSYHPELRTSELESYCQGMIFKSKLIKNIGVAPDYIVDYVYPLEGNEAVLGMDYRFHPDQWEQVKQVHDTGKMIVAGPIDLVQGGKGFVGRVPVFVRSNEYFWGIVSAVIDLDELFVRADLSSTHNLNIAVRGVDGKGADGSVFYGDPELFDPGKRAVLTQVSLSNGSWQLAVMPDGGWGVIPPGSLILHAVLFLFALSISFFIYKTITKNAEVEMVKTSLSEAQSIAHLGNWSMDLLSGKIWWSNETYQIFGVVKGEYTPSKRGFFSKLVYHKDRKLVSDAYLQSMESGESYSLDHRIVRPDGEVRYVSERGRFNYNAEGEPIRSYGTIHDITERQLMETELRESKVRFDHVTNKLSRKFIFFSHTIYGEFLRLSEGFVHLGYGSAESGIGKRWIDLVDFAPDSLTKAMEMNEQVISGKSDTVEYELEFTTPDGNERCMSVFGYMAYDFERDENVFEGVAIDITERKEREERLKILTRAIENAPVSVVITDTEGDITYVNPYFCKETGYSKEEALGENPRVLKSGKHDEVFYKEMWDTIVRGQTWRGNIVNRKKDDSLYWESASISPVYNEKNELVSYVAVKEDISDQKELERLKADVDLIMRHDLKTPLNGIIGLPGLLCMDDNLTEQQHELLKTIENSGKSMLHMIDMSLDMFKMETGKYDYYPLQVDVMSVARQVVDHCRSKISAQKVTVEMLSSGDSDGGSLIVWGEERLIYSLISGLLTNAIEASPSGEKVVIEFMRNGNSKISFRNTGVVPEQIRDVFFQKYVTYGKDSGTGLGTYSAKLMADAMQYEIEMTTFDERNETVVVITIPEERPE